The Solanum pennellii chromosome 11, SPENNV200 genome contains a region encoding:
- the LOC107003602 gene encoding probable transcription factor At5g61620, with protein MARNCSEDEKSIKLIGFDITTATTTTTTTTTSSAATVISEKDFLGKKMIKKGNRWTEDEQRAFLKGLDFHGKGNWTNIAKDFVPSRTPTQVASHAQKYFVRLLDANSISNERKKKRKKSSVFDVRIEKTEDTDQAMVPLGNNQETHNVPNYMMKSVPTVMPLTWVYIYPYSDHYASTSISTTTFDKPISGISSSSSSSSDEDDNLELKL; from the coding sequence ATGGCAAGAAATTGCAGTGAAGATGAAAAAAGCATCAAATTGATTGGTTTTGATATCACTactgcaacaacaacaacaacaacgacaacaactaGTTCTGCTGCTACAGTAATATCTGAAAAAGATTTCTTGGGAAAGAAAATGATCAAGAAAGGAAATCGATGGACAGAGGACGAACAGAGAGCATTCTTGAAAGGATTGGATTTTCACGGAAAAGGAAATTGGACGAACATTGCTAAGGATTTCGTGCCTAGTAGAACGCCAACACAGGTTGCTAGTCATGCTCAGAAGTACTTTGTGAGATTATTGGATGCTAATTCCATTTCgaatgagagaaaaaaaaagcgCAAGAAATCAAGTGTTTTTGATGTTCGTATTGAAAAAACAGAGGATACAGATCAAGCTATGGTTCCATTGGGAAATAATCAAGAAACTCATAATGTGCCAAATTACATGATGAAAAGTGTTCCAACAGTAATGCCTCTTACTTGGGTTTACATATATCCGTATAGTGATCATTATGCCTCTACGTCAATCAGTACTACGACATTCGACAAGCCAATTTCTgggatttcttcttcttcttcttcttcttctgatgAGGATGATAATTTGGAGTTGAAGTTGTAG